The following nucleotide sequence is from Psychroserpens sp. Hel_I_66.
AGTGGCCTGCAACAAAATTGCGTGCTCAAGCAGCTTCGAAAATTACAATGAGCTTAAGGAGTTGTCGTTGCAATATAACGCGCCTTTTCTTTTCGAAACCAACGTTGGCGCGGGATTACCAGTAATTGATACACTAAATAACCTAATTGCATCTGGTGATAAAATCACTTCTATACAAGCGGTTTTGTCTGGTAGTTTAAATTTTGTGTTCAATAATTTTGATGATACCGTCAAATTTCATGATGTTGTCAAACAAGCACAAAAAGAAGGCTATACAGAGCCAGATCCAAGAATTGATTTAAGCGGTGTTGATGTGGCTCGAAAAATACTTATTCTTGCTCGTGAAAGTGGGACTAAAATGAATTTAGAAGATATTGAAAACGATTCATTCTTGACTAAAGCAAATTTAGAAAGTAATTCGGTTGATGACTTTTACAAAACATTGATTGAAGATGAAGCTCATTTTCAAGACCTTTATGCCTCCGCAAAAGAAAATGATTGCCAGTTAAAATATGTGGCAGAATTTAATGACGGTAAAGCAAAAGTTGGACTTAAAGAAATCCCTCAAGGTCATCCCTTTTACAACCTTAAGGGCAAAGATAATATCGTCATGTTTTACTCACAACGTTATCCTGAGCAGCCAATGATCATTAAAGGTGCTGGAGCAGGTGCAGATGTTACCGCTTCAGGATTATTTGCAGATATTATTCGAGTGAGCAACAAATAAGCTAGCACTACTTACTAGAATAAACACAAAATGAAATATTTTTTCTTCGGAAAACCAAAACCAAACCATTTCGCATTCGCGAAAGATAAGATATGAACGACATAAAAATTTTCTCTCCAGCAACCGTAGCAAATGTCTCTTGTGGATTTGATGTTCTCGGGTTTTGTCTCGATACCATTGGGGACGAAATGGTGATTAGAAAAACCGATAAAAAAGGCATTCGTATCACTAAAATTGAAGGTTACGACTTACCTTTTGAAACCGAAAAAAACGTAGCTGGTGTCTCTGCTTTAGCTTTATATAATGAAGCAAAACCATACTGCGGATTTGAAATAGAAATTTACAAGAACATCAAACCAGGAAGTGGTGTCGGTAGTAGCTCAGCAAGTGCTGTTGGAAGTGTTTATGGTATCAATGAGCTTTTAGGGCGACCATATAACAAAACCCAGCTTACCAACTTCGCCATGAAAGGTGAAGCGTTGGCGAGCCAATGTGAACATGCCGATAATATTGCTCCTGCTATTTTTGGAGGATTCACCTTAGTGAAATCTGTCAGTCCTCTTGAAATCATAGAATTACCAACGCCAAAAGACTTATTTGCAGTAATTATACATCCTCAAATTGAAATAAAAACGTCGGAAGCTCGAGCAATTCTTCCGAAGAAAATAGAATTAAAAGATGCTATCACGCAATGGTCAAATGTTGGGAGTTTGGTGCATGCTTTGCATACCAGCAATTACGATTTATTGAGCAGATCTTTAACAGATGTTGTTGTAGAACCGTTTCGTAGCCAGTTGATTCCACATTTTGGAACGGTTAGAAATGCAGCGTTGGAGAATGGCGCTCTAGGTTGCGGAATTTCAGGATCTGGACCATCTATTTTTAGTTTATGCTACGGAAATGATAACGCCCAAAACGTCGCTAAGGCCATTAAAAATGTCTACACTGAAACAGGAATTCCTTTTGAGGTTTATATTTCTGAAATAAATACTGAAGGGATTAAAATATTAAATCAATGAACTACTATAGTCTAAATAGAAAAGCACCCGATACAAATTTTGAAAATGCTGTCGTTAAAGGCCTCGCACCAGATAGCGGGTTATATTTTCCGAAGGAAATAAAGCCTTTACCAAAATCATTTTTTGAAGATATTGACAACAAGTCATATCCTGAAATTGCATTTGAAGCCATTAAACAATTTTTAAGTCCGGAAATTCCAGAAGCTGTTTTAAAAACCATTGTTGAAGAAACGTTATCGTTTGACTTTCCGGTTATAGAGCTTGACGAGAATATTTCAACTTTAGAATTATTTCACGGTCCAACGATGGCTTTTAAGGATGTTGGCGCACGATTTATGGCGAGATGCTTGGGCTATTTCAATAAAAATAACACTAATGAAGTCACCGTTTTGGTTGCTACTTCAGGAGATACTGGAGGCGCTGTTGCTAACGGATTTCTTGGTGTTAAAGGCGTGAATGTCGTGATTTTATATCCGTCTGGGAAAGTGAGTGATATTCAGGAAAAACAATTAACGACGCTCGGTCAAAACATTTCTGCTTTAGAGGTTGATGGTGTGTTTGATGATTGCCAGGATATGGTTAAAAAAGCATTTTTAGATGAGACTATTACGGGTAAAATGCAATTAACTTCTGCCAATTCTATTAACGTAGCACGTTGGTTACCTCAGCTCTTTTATTTCATGT
It contains:
- a CDS encoding homoserine kinase → MNDIKIFSPATVANVSCGFDVLGFCLDTIGDEMVIRKTDKKGIRITKIEGYDLPFETEKNVAGVSALALYNEAKPYCGFEIEIYKNIKPGSGVGSSSASAVGSVYGINELLGRPYNKTQLTNFAMKGEALASQCEHADNIAPAIFGGFTLVKSVSPLEIIELPTPKDLFAVIIHPQIEIKTSEARAILPKKIELKDAITQWSNVGSLVHALHTSNYDLLSRSLTDVVVEPFRSQLIPHFGTVRNAALENGALGCGISGSGPSIFSLCYGNDNAQNVAKAIKNVYTETGIPFEVYISEINTEGIKILNQ
- the thrC gene encoding threonine synthase, producing MNYYSLNRKAPDTNFENAVVKGLAPDSGLYFPKEIKPLPKSFFEDIDNKSYPEIAFEAIKQFLSPEIPEAVLKTIVEETLSFDFPVIELDENISTLELFHGPTMAFKDVGARFMARCLGYFNKNNTNEVTVLVATSGDTGGAVANGFLGVKGVNVVILYPSGKVSDIQEKQLTTLGQNISALEVDGVFDDCQDMVKKAFLDETITGKMQLTSANSINVARWLPQLFYFMFAYKQLHNKHDDIVFSIPSGNFGNICAGMVAQRLGLPVKHFIAANNANNVVTEYLTTENYIPKPSIATISNAMDVGNPSNFVRIKELYQNNFERLKSNLSSFSYTDDETRQALLEIYERYNYIADPHGAVGYLGCKDYLKTNPKAHCVFLETAHPTKFLDVVEDVIDTKVELPAQIKSVMNKEKVALQISDYEGLKSFLLNTI